Genomic segment of uncultured Desulfobacter sp.:
AATTTGAGAGAAATTTGATTCAGGAAAGAACCCGGGCGGGTTTGGCCGCAGCCCGAGCGAGAGGTAAAAAAGGAGGGAGACCAAAGGCGCTCAATTCAAAAAAAAGAGAAATGCTCAAAAAGCTTTACGATGAAAGAAATTTATCCATTCAAGAAATCTGTGATCTCATGAAAATATCAAAGACAACATTATATTCATATCTAAGGGAATAAGACGCATCAATCCCTGATAAATAAACAATGACTTTATGAGAATGTCATCCTTTTAGAGCTTTAATACGTTTGATATCCTCGGATTTCCCCAGCATCATGAGCATATCGCTGCCTTTGATCATAAATTCAGGGTCCGGTACTAAAACAAAATTTTCAGGAACCAATTCTTTAATGGCGATAATATGAACATTGAACTTTGCCCGTAGGTTGATCTCTTTTAAAGTTTTTCCGATAAATTCTGTTGGCGGTTCTATGTGTACAAGATCAAACCCTTCAGAAAGAGGTATGAAATCCATAATATTCGGTCGGGATAAACTCTGGGAAATACGCAAGGCTACATCCCTTTCCGGATGAATGATTTTTGTGGCTCCGACTTTTTTAAGTATTTTGGCATGATCATCATCCAGAGCTTTTGCCAGGATCTGCCTGACCCCCATCTCGTGCAGATGGAGGCATATCAGGATACTCACGCTGATTTTGGTGCCGGTGGATACAATCACGCCGTCCATGGTTTCCAGGCCAAGGGCTTTTAATTTTTCCTTGTCCGTAGCTTCCAGGAGGATTGCTTCGGTGCAATGCGCATCCACAGCCTGCACCCGATTCTTATCCATATCCACGGCAATGACTTCATTACCGTCCTCGTATAATGCTTTGGCCGCATAAAATCCAAAATTCCCTAACCCTATCACTGTAAATCGTTTCATTATATCTCCTGTTTATCCGATCATCATGTTCTCTTCGGCCCGTTCAAAACCGTTTGTCGGATTGGTTCCGATGATGATGTATGAAAATGTTAAAATCCCTACCCTGCCGATAACCATGGTTATAATAATCCAAAATTTCCCCCATACACTTAAATTCGCTGTGACCCCGAGAGAGAGTCCGACCGTTCCAAAGGCAGATATCACTTCAAAGAGATAAGGCAAAAATTCTCCGTTCAGACTTCTCCCTGTGATAGCCCCTTCTGAAAGAATCAAGAACAATACCATGCCGATGATTCCAACAGAGACCAGGATCAGGGTTGTGGAACGGCGAACGGTTTCATCCGGAATGCTTTTTTTAAACAGATTCACCCGCCGCATCCGCTTGATCCGGGTGATGGTTGTAGCGGTCAGCAATGCCAGGGTGGTTGTTTTCACGCCGCCTCCGCAGGACCCTGGTGAGGCCCCGAAAAACATCAGGACCAGCATCATGGTGATGGTTGCCTCGTTGAGCGCAGAAATATCAATGGTATTGAATCCCGCC
This window contains:
- a CDS encoding TrkA family potassium uptake protein, which codes for MKRFTVIGLGNFGFYAAKALYEDGNEVIAVDMDKNRVQAVDAHCTEAILLEATDKEKLKALGLETMDGVIVSTGTKISVSILICLHLHEMGVRQILAKALDDDHAKILKKVGATKIIHPERDVALRISQSLSRPNIMDFIPLSEGFDLVHIEPPTEFIGKTLKEINLRAKFNVHIIAIKELVPENFVLVPDPEFMIKGSDMLMMLGKSEDIKRIKALKG